One genomic segment of Desulfurobacterium indicum includes these proteins:
- a CDS encoding peroxiredoxin — protein sequence MEEKKGFPLLGDRFPELEVQTTHGKMKLPEAFKGKWFVLFSHPADFTPVCTTEFVAFQKRYDKFRKLNCELIGLSVDQVFSHIKWEEWIKDKLGVEIEFPIIADTGAVADALGLIHPGKGTNTVRAVFVVDPEGVIRLILYYPQELGRNIDEILRAVKGLQVSDKNGVALPANWPENELIGDKVIIPPATDVETVKRRLESASKGEIECFDWWLCFKKL from the coding sequence ATGGAAGAGAAAAAAGGATTCCCTCTTTTAGGTGACAGATTTCCGGAATTGGAAGTTCAAACAACACACGGTAAAATGAAATTACCGGAAGCGTTTAAAGGGAAGTGGTTTGTTCTTTTTAGCCATCCGGCCGATTTTACGCCTGTTTGCACTACGGAGTTTGTGGCATTTCAAAAAAGGTATGATAAGTTCCGCAAGCTAAACTGTGAGCTTATAGGGCTAAGTGTTGACCAGGTCTTTTCACATATTAAATGGGAAGAGTGGATAAAAGATAAGCTCGGAGTTGAAATTGAGTTTCCGATAATTGCCGATACCGGTGCAGTTGCCGACGCCTTGGGACTTATCCATCCGGGCAAGGGAACGAATACGGTTAGAGCAGTTTTTGTAGTTGATCCTGAAGGAGTTATAAGATTGATTCTTTACTATCCTCAGGAACTTGGTAGGAATATTGATGAGATTTTAAGAGCAGTAAAAGGACTGCAGGTGTCTGATAAGAATGGTGTTGCACTTCCTGCTAACTGGCCTGAAAACGAGCTTATCGGTGATAAAGTGATTATTCCACCTGCTACGGATGTTGAAACTGTTAAACGGAGGCTTGAATCTGCTTCAAAAGGAGAAATTGAGTGCTTTGACTGGTGGCTTTGCTTCAAGAAACTTTAG
- a CDS encoding TIGR00703 family protein has translation MTITELREIQALNTLVFETLGQPEKEREFKFKSLKRWGLDLIAGKKDGKATFFVSEYGKRKAGDIYDEEGIQYEVTEILYEIPKNKKLFAHIEMENGRAYLVGELRENDKNIEILRLPAASMLLAYFKKHRLHHLIEALRNVGTATELVKQRGQEGKPYSFEQLPNVARRFLREAKKVEKEAGFGRVALAYFGENKDGDPRFRVSWLLPTIALFEIDIAEKADKILAAFK, from the coding sequence ATGACGATAACCGAACTGCGGGAGATACAGGCTTTAAATACACTGGTATTTGAAACACTTGGACAACCGGAAAAGGAAAGGGAGTTTAAATTCAAGAGCCTTAAAAGATGGGGCCTGGATCTCATTGCAGGAAAAAAAGATGGTAAAGCAACCTTTTTCGTCTCTGAATACGGAAAGAGAAAAGCAGGAGATATTTATGATGAAGAAGGCATCCAATATGAAGTAACAGAAATACTCTATGAAATACCAAAAAACAAAAAACTTTTCGCTCATATAGAAATGGAAAACGGAAGAGCATATCTTGTGGGAGAACTGAGAGAAAATGACAAAAATATAGAAATCCTGAGATTACCAGCTGCATCAATGCTTCTTGCCTACTTCAAAAAACACCGCTTACACCATTTAATAGAAGCATTGAGAAATGTAGGAACAGCAACGGAGCTTGTAAAACAAAGGGGGCAGGAAGGTAAACCTTATTCATTTGAACAATTACCAAATGTAGCAAGAAGATTTTTAAGAGAAGCTAAAAAGGTGGAAAAAGAGGCAGGTTTTGGAAGGGTAGCACTTGCCTACTTTGGAGAGAATAAGGATGGTGATCCAAGGTTCAGAGTATCCTGGTTGTTGCCGACAATAGCCCTTTTTGAAATAGACATAGCAGAAAAAGCAGATA